CCGCCGCGTGGCATTCTCGACATCTCTCACATAATCCTCATCGGACCCGGGCACGGCAAGACTGCCCCGCTTCCACTCGGTGAAGTCGCCCTGCAGGTCGATGACGATGACACCCCATTTCACAGGCATCTCTTCTTTTACCACACGGGCCGGGGTCCGTCAAAAAGCGTTGAGGAGATCAAAGGCATACGAGGTCGAAGGGGCCTGTCGTGACCCTCTCGACGCGTTCCGGCCCCACGATGAGATCGATCTCTATGCCCACCGCTCCGAGACCGGGGAGCACGAACTTCGGCTCGAAGGCAAACACCATCCCTTCCTGCAGTATCCTTTCGTGGCGCGGGGTCAAAATGGGCAGTTCGTTGATCTCGAGGCCGAGGCCATGGCCGATGAACGCCACCTTGCCTTCGCCGTGTCCCATGAAGAAATCGCCGAGTCCGGCCTCGCGCGCCACGTCCTCGGCGCGGTGGAAGATATCCCGGCAATCGGTCCCCGGTCCCGCGACGGCAAGCACATCCTCTATGATCGTCCGTGCCGTCTCATAGGGTTTTCTGAACGCCTCCGCCAGGTCGCCCACCACGAAGCTCCTCGTCTCGTCGGTGATATACCCGTTGTACCCTCCGCCGTAATCTATGGTGACGGGGACTCCTCTTTCGATCTTCTTGAAGGAGGAACCCTGGGGGACGGCTGGAGTCACCCCGATCCCCGTTATCGGGGCGTCGAGCAGGGTGGGAACGGCGCCCGTGAATCCCGCCTGCACGGTCATCGTCATCATTTCCTGGTTCATCCCCCTCATCCTGAGAAAGCCCTGGTGTCCCATTTCTCTGCTCAAGGCCATGAGGGCCGCCTCGACCCCGAGTTCCGTCCTGCCCTCGCGGACCTCGTCCCGCGCCTTCGCGAAGACGCAAGTCAACATCTCGCCGGACCTCACGATCTGCTCGATCTCAAAAGGGCTCTTGATGGCCCGCACCTCCTTGATCTGCCCCGACACGTCGCGGTAGCGTTCGAAGCCCAGGACCTTCTTCATCCTCTCGAAGACGGCGACGGGCAACACGTCAAGCTCGAGACCGACCTTTCCCGCGAGGAGGTGACGGCCGCGGAGGATGTCCCCGATCTCCCGGTCGTTCCTCACAGGCGTCAGCGTGAGCGGTGTCTCCATGGCCGCACGGTCCGTTCCCTTTTCCACGAAGACGAGGGGGTCCCCGTCAAGGGGTACGGCAACGACACCCTTCTGCATGGTCCCCGTGAAGTAGAACCTGTCGACGTTCTGCAGGAGCAACGCGAGATCGATGCCTGCATCCGCCATGAAATGGCGGAGCCTGTCGATCCTGCCGAGGAGGTCCTCCTTCGGGACGGGATCGAAAGAACCTACCTGCTTGAGCATGTCTTGCCTCGTATAGACGATTTCAGCCCTCCGGCCCCAAATCAGGCGCTGGGCGGGGTGCCAGGCCTTCGGCCGAGCGGATATGCACGTCCTGCTGGGGGAAGGCGATCTCGATGTTGTTCTCCTTGAACACCCTGTCTATCTCGAAACGTATCGCCGATGATATCTTGTCCCGCATCTGGACGGGACGCCGTATCCAGAATCTCAGACGGAACACGAGGGCGCTGTCACCGAAATCCCAGAAAAGAACGTAGGGCTCGGGTTCCCTGAGAACACCTGTATGGGAGAGGGCGCACCTGGCGAGAAGATCTCTCACGAGCTGCGTGTCGGAGCCGTATGCAACTCCCACGGATATCTCGGCCCTGCCCCGGGGGTCGCGGTACGTCCAGTTGACGATGTTCTTGTACATGAGGTCCGAGTTGGGGATGAAGATGGTGGAGTCGTCATTGGTCTGCACGACGGTGTTCCGGATGTTTATCCTCATCACCGTTCCCCGCACGTCGCCAAGCTGGATCTCGTCGCCCGGATGGAGCGACCTGCCGAAAAGAAGGACGAGGCCGGCGAAGAAGTTCTTGATCATGTCCTGGAGCCCGAAACCGGCGCCGATGGACAATCCGCCCGCGACGATCGCGAGGTGGGCCACGCTCACCCCTATCAGCTTGAGCGACAGGAGGACGTACAGCGACCATATCGCGTACGTCGATATGGCGTGAAGAGACGTGAGCACCCCCGCTCCCGCCGCCACTCCCAACCGCGTCGCAACGAAGGTGATGATCGCGTTGACGATGACGACGAAGGACCGCGTGACGAAAAGAATGGCGATGATGACGACGATCATGGAGAGGTTGAGGGACAGGTAACCGATGATCAGATGCCATTGTACGATCGTGGTCACGAAAGGCATGCCGCCGATGAAGAGGGTGACCCAGAGTATGGTGACGGCGAAAAGGCCGAGGAAGACCATGGGAAAGAGAGCACCCTCGGCAAGTCTTCCCGCCGCGCTCCTGCCGTAATCGGTGACGGTCCGGATCTTCCTCAGGCATCCCGTGAGCCCCGTCGCAAGCTGGATGTTCAACATGACGGCAAACCATACCACGGCGACAAGCACGCAGAGGCTGCCCCATCCGAAAAGGGTGCCGGCGGCGAGGACGTACGACAACCACGCCGTTATGGCAAGCTGTCTCCTGTCCAGGATGTGCTGGTCCCGTCTCTTCCTCAGGTGGGAGTAAACTCCCGCGGCTATGAACAGAAAAGCGATCAACGGGGAATAGGCAAGCACACTGAAATGAAAGAGCTGCACGAGCACGCCGGCGGCGAATATGACCCAGTACTGCCACAGGGGATTGTGCCTGTAGTCCGACCGGTCGTCTGCCGACAGGCGCCGCAAGTTCCATCCCAGGCTGACCAGTCCGGCCGCCAGTCCGATCTCCGCGAGGAAGGTCACCGTGCTCAAAGGCGGGACGACCGTCGTCGCGCCGGCGACCATGAGAGGAAGACCCAGCGCCGTGTAAAAACAGAAAGGCAGGAAGTGACGCACGAGGGACAGGGAAGGATGCCTTCTGCCCAGGTGTATCAGGATGGCCAGGAAAGCGACGAGCATGGCAACCGAGAACATCGCGCATCGCGCGACGGTCGATGTGATGACGTTCTTGTTCATCCTGTACGGGATCAGCCAGTAGGCCGAGAAGTCCGCCCATCCCTTGAGAACGACGGTCATCGTCTTCCAGGCATCAGCCGAGAAAAGGTTCTGGCCGAATTGGGGGGAAAGATAATACTTCTTCCATGCCGCCTTGAGTTCGTCCCCGATCATCGCCCTTCGTGGTTCCAGTCGTCCGAGAAGCTGCTCGACGGCATTGGGGATGATCTCGACAACGCTCTCGGCGGATTCCAGGAGTCCCACGGTCTCCTTCAGCTCGGAGACATACCGCTTCGCGCTCTCCTGGACCCCGGGCAGGGAACCGTCCGCCGCGAGGCGTTCATATTCGCCCACATGAGTACCGACGATCTTCTTCAGGCCCTCGATGAACTTCACTTCCTCTTTAACAGGTGCCACGAGGAGAAGGGCCTGGTCGCGCACTATCGTCATCTGCCTCAGGATATCCCGCATCTCGACGGGGTTGTTATCTTCCATGTTGTAGGTCACGAAGAGCCGGAACGCCTCCTGGCTGAGCTCCCGCGCTCTCTCGTTTATCTTGCTGATGCGCTCCGGCTGGTCCGCGATGTAGGCGCGGACATCCCTGCGAGTGGCATCAACGGCCAATCTCTCCTTGTTGATCATCTCGTCGAATGACGACGACGGCCCGGGGCCGGCGAGAAGAGGGCCGGCGGGGAAGAGAAGAACCGCCACGATGGCGATGACTGCGAGCGTGAATGCGGTGAGGGGTCTGGAAATGAAGCCGTTGTATTCCATTCGGGCGCCGATATCCATACAATTACATACCGATACATCCTTTTGCAAGGCCAAAAACCGGGGGAAACCGTTAGAGCCGTTAGAGCCGTTAGAAACGTTAGAACCGTTGGGCGGGGCCTCTCTATTCGCGCGGCGCTGGAACGCTTCCTGTTGCAGCGCTCAAGCCGGTGAAACGGTTCAAGCGGTTTAAGCCGCCTCTAGAACTGGAAGGGGTGGCCGATCATCATCTGGACGCCCCAGTTCTCGTTCGAGACGGCGGTGTCGATGCGCACCGTGAGGCCCTTGGCCATGGCGCGGATGCCGAGGCCAGCGTCCCATTGCATCTTCGTGTGAAGCTCACCGACGGTCCACCGGGGAGCCACCCTGCCCGCCTCCACGAAGGGCACCCATTGCCACCACGCGATATCCAGGTGCTTTCGCACCCAGTCGATCTTATCGAAGGGATTCCATTCGGGGATGACCCTGTACTCCAAAGCGTAGTAAACCGCAGCCTGGTCGTTGAAACGCGATGTCGGGTACGCCCGCATGCGCCACAGGCCGCCCAGCATAGCCCCGGCATAGGGGGGAGGCCTGTGGTACACGGCCTGGCCGCTGTTTCTCGTGTTGTGGTCGTCCCAGGAGAAAACGTTCGCCGACCAGACGTCGAAGGCGATCACCCGCTGCCGGAACATCTTCGACGGCCCCAGGGAGAAGTACTTGCTGAACTCCACGTCGAGGACGTCGTAGGGGTTCGTGCTGTCGAAAAGGCCCCAGTCCCTCGTGTACCGGGCCCGCAGCGTGCTGCCCTTCGAGGGGTTCCTCGGGAAGTCCGTGTTCTCCCGGAACACCGAGAACTCGAGGCCGTTCGTCTGCCTGTCGACACGCCGGTCGTCGGAGCGGACGGACTGGCTCCTCCAGTACGGTTTCATCTCCAAGAACGTCTTCCCGCTGACAAGGGGGTTCCAGGAATCCCCTCCCACGCGCCCCTCCGACAGAAGGCCCCTGTCGAGGACAACGGAACTTACCACCTCGTCCCTGCCGCTGCCCAGGGGAAGAAGATACCTGAACTTCATCCGCGCGAAATTGTCGTTCCCC
Above is a genomic segment from Syntrophorhabdus sp. containing:
- a CDS encoding aminopeptidase P family protein yields the protein MLKQVGSFDPVPKEDLLGRIDRLRHFMADAGIDLALLLQNVDRFYFTGTMQKGVVAVPLDGDPLVFVEKGTDRAAMETPLTLTPVRNDREIGDILRGRHLLAGKVGLELDVLPVAVFERMKKVLGFERYRDVSGQIKEVRAIKSPFEIEQIVRSGEMLTCVFAKARDEVREGRTELGVEAALMALSREMGHQGFLRMRGMNQEMMTMTVQAGFTGAVPTLLDAPITGIGVTPAVPQGSSFKKIERGVPVTIDYGGGYNGYITDETRSFVVGDLAEAFRKPYETARTIIEDVLAVAGPGTDCRDIFHRAEDVAREAGLGDFFMGHGEGKVAFIGHGLGLEINELPILTPRHERILQEGMVFAFEPKFVLPGLGAVGIEIDLIVGPERVERVTTGPFDLVCL
- a CDS encoding mechanosensitive ion channel; its protein translation is MDIGARMEYNGFISRPLTAFTLAVIAIVAVLLFPAGPLLAGPGPSSSFDEMINKERLAVDATRRDVRAYIADQPERISKINERARELSQEAFRLFVTYNMEDNNPVEMRDILRQMTIVRDQALLLVAPVKEEVKFIEGLKKIVGTHVGEYERLAADGSLPGVQESAKRYVSELKETVGLLESAESVVEIIPNAVEQLLGRLEPRRAMIGDELKAAWKKYYLSPQFGQNLFSADAWKTMTVVLKGWADFSAYWLIPYRMNKNVITSTVARCAMFSVAMLVAFLAILIHLGRRHPSLSLVRHFLPFCFYTALGLPLMVAGATTVVPPLSTVTFLAEIGLAAGLVSLGWNLRRLSADDRSDYRHNPLWQYWVIFAAGVLVQLFHFSVLAYSPLIAFLFIAAGVYSHLRKRRDQHILDRRQLAITAWLSYVLAAGTLFGWGSLCVLVAVVWFAVMLNIQLATGLTGCLRKIRTVTDYGRSAAGRLAEGALFPMVFLGLFAVTILWVTLFIGGMPFVTTIVQWHLIIGYLSLNLSMIVVIIAILFVTRSFVVIVNAIITFVATRLGVAAGAGVLTSLHAISTYAIWSLYVLLSLKLIGVSVAHLAIVAGGLSIGAGFGLQDMIKNFFAGLVLLFGRSLHPGDEIQLGDVRGTVMRINIRNTVVQTNDDSTIFIPNSDLMYKNIVNWTYRDPRGRAEISVGVAYGSDTQLVRDLLARCALSHTGVLREPEPYVLFWDFGDSALVFRLRFWIRRPVQMRDKISSAIRFEIDRVFKENNIEIAFPQQDVHIRSAEGLAPRPAPDLGPEG